The following proteins are co-located in the Agromyces laixinhei genome:
- a CDS encoding type IV toxin-antitoxin system AbiEi family antitoxin domain-containing protein, translating into MPDLPTTTHGLIRFDEVRATGREPELTAALARGRVIRVRRGVYAPAADPSQPGVSAGEHDTNRYLTAVRAAGETLRHPVFTSFSALALARLPIHGRWPTEIYVMSSGQQGHRRAGVTSVAGSYDPAHGVEDLHAVTSLEFTLIQMCRHATMAAAVVAMDAALRAPRFGPGRPCTTMTAVRAEHERLLPYRGSRRTEAVLARATEQADTPLETVGRLVIEELGFEEPELQHELWLPELGRRAFLDFYWRSVDAGGEADGRGKYLGRANTAERAASAVIAEKERENAIRRQLRAFDRWDWAETLERSPLERRLTAMGVPRTRRRRVRLVDAPDAPAARSRNSRRPA; encoded by the coding sequence ATGCCCGACCTCCCGACGACGACTCACGGACTCATCCGCTTCGACGAAGTGCGTGCGACGGGCCGCGAACCCGAGCTCACCGCCGCGCTCGCAAGGGGGCGCGTCATCCGAGTCCGCCGGGGCGTCTACGCGCCGGCGGCGGACCCGAGCCAGCCGGGTGTCTCTGCGGGTGAGCACGACACGAATCGATACCTGACCGCGGTTCGCGCGGCCGGCGAGACGCTGCGGCATCCGGTCTTCACGAGCTTCTCGGCGCTTGCACTCGCGCGGCTCCCGATCCACGGCCGCTGGCCGACCGAGATCTACGTGATGTCGAGTGGCCAGCAAGGCCATCGCCGCGCAGGGGTGACGTCGGTGGCGGGCTCGTACGATCCGGCGCACGGCGTCGAGGATCTGCATGCCGTGACCTCACTCGAATTCACGCTCATCCAGATGTGCCGCCACGCGACAATGGCTGCGGCAGTGGTCGCGATGGATGCCGCGTTGCGGGCGCCGCGGTTCGGGCCAGGGCGCCCGTGCACGACCATGACGGCCGTTCGGGCCGAGCACGAACGGCTGCTGCCCTATCGCGGCAGCCGGCGAACGGAGGCGGTGCTCGCGCGCGCGACCGAGCAGGCGGACACCCCGCTCGAGACCGTCGGTCGACTGGTGATCGAAGAGCTGGGCTTCGAGGAGCCCGAACTGCAACACGAACTCTGGCTCCCCGAGCTCGGGCGGCGTGCATTCCTCGACTTCTACTGGCGAAGCGTCGATGCGGGCGGTGAGGCCGATGGTCGCGGAAAATACCTCGGCCGAGCGAACACGGCCGAACGGGCCGCGTCAGCGGTCATCGCCGAGAAGGAGCGCGAGAACGCGATTCGGCGTCAGCTTCGGGCATTCGACCGATGGGACTGGGCCGAGACACTGGAGAGATCGCCGCTCGAGCGTCGTCTCACGGCGATGGGCGTGCCGCGAACTCGTCGGCGGCGCGTGCGCCTCGTCGATGCACCTGATGCACCGGCGGCGCGCAGCC
- a CDS encoding alpha/beta hydrolase, with the protein MLGAGFEQHTLPLGTDAEGEVVATLVRYRPPWRLRLTRGAASGADVLYVHGWSDYFFNRELAEYWSNAGARFFALDLRKYGRSLRPGQTPGFITDLAEYDADIEAALAAMGQGAPGRPLILLGHSTGGLVLSLWAARNPGRASALVLNSPWLEFQASRLGREALAPVIGWGAKVNPLATLPSVDLGFYNRTVSKELDGEWEFNPDWRPVRGFMVHPAWLRAVLAGHATVAARIDVGAPVLTLLSKRSTLQARWDPAMASSDIVLVVDEVAERTLRLSQVGAVARIDGALHDVFLSRGPVRAAAYAAITEWLHGYAPRRPR; encoded by the coding sequence GTGCTCGGTGCCGGATTCGAGCAGCACACCCTCCCGCTCGGCACCGACGCCGAGGGCGAGGTCGTGGCAACCCTCGTGCGGTACCGACCTCCGTGGCGCCTGCGATTGACGCGAGGTGCGGCATCCGGAGCCGATGTGCTGTACGTGCACGGATGGAGCGACTACTTCTTCAATCGCGAGCTCGCCGAGTACTGGTCGAACGCCGGCGCGCGATTCTTCGCCCTCGATCTGCGCAAGTACGGGCGGAGCCTGCGCCCCGGCCAGACCCCCGGATTCATCACCGACCTCGCCGAATACGACGCCGACATCGAGGCCGCGCTCGCCGCGATGGGGCAGGGCGCGCCCGGGCGCCCGCTGATCCTGCTCGGGCACTCGACCGGCGGGCTCGTCCTCAGCCTGTGGGCCGCGCGGAACCCCGGGCGTGCCTCGGCGCTCGTGCTGAACAGTCCGTGGCTCGAGTTCCAGGCGAGCCGGCTCGGCCGCGAGGCGCTCGCGCCCGTCATCGGCTGGGGTGCGAAGGTCAATCCGCTCGCGACCCTGCCGAGCGTCGATCTCGGGTTCTACAACCGCACGGTCTCGAAGGAGCTCGACGGCGAGTGGGAGTTCAACCCCGACTGGCGGCCGGTGCGCGGGTTCATGGTGCATCCGGCCTGGCTGCGGGCGGTGCTCGCCGGGCATGCGACCGTGGCGGCCCGGATCGACGTCGGCGCTCCCGTGCTCACACTGCTGTCGAAGCGTTCGACCCTGCAGGCACGATGGGATCCGGCGATGGCATCATCTGACATCGTGCTCGTCGTCGACGAGGTCGCCGAGCGCACCTTGCGGCTCAGCCAGGTCGGCGCCGTGGCGCGCATCGACGGGGCGCTGCACGACGTGTTCCTCTCGCGCGGGCCCGTGCGGGCGGCGGCGTACGCCGCAATCACGGAGTGGCTGCACGGCTACGCCCCCCGCCGCCCCCGGTAG
- a CDS encoding prepilin peptidase: MPFAWSTFLVTIGAALAGVALGWWPLADWSRRSMKRERMPRRPLLALPGLRTLGWPRTLRTPRTLRAIAAVTTAIVFGLLALRFGLSWTLPALLVFAACATVLSIVDLAEQRLPNAVVFPALGAVAVLLVPATWATGTWMPLLWAVTGAAAMFAVFLMLALISPSSMGMGDVKLALVIGLLLGWFGLSAWLVGLLAAFVVGGLVAIVALVLKRVTLRGSIPFGPSMLAGALIAVLFVGP, encoded by the coding sequence ATGCCCTTCGCCTGGTCGACGTTCCTGGTGACGATCGGCGCGGCGCTCGCCGGCGTCGCACTCGGCTGGTGGCCGCTCGCCGACTGGAGCCGACGGTCGATGAAGCGCGAGCGGATGCCGCGGCGCCCGCTACTCGCACTGCCGGGTCTGCGCACTCTGGGGTGGCCGCGCACGCTGCGCACGCCGCGCACGCTGCGCGCGATCGCCGCCGTCACGACCGCGATCGTCTTCGGCCTGCTCGCCCTGCGCTTCGGACTCTCGTGGACCCTGCCCGCGCTGCTCGTCTTCGCCGCGTGCGCGACCGTGCTGTCGATCGTCGATCTGGCCGAGCAGCGTCTGCCGAATGCCGTGGTCTTCCCTGCGCTCGGCGCCGTCGCGGTGCTGCTGGTGCCGGCGACGTGGGCGACGGGCACCTGGATGCCGCTGCTGTGGGCCGTGACCGGCGCGGCGGCGATGTTCGCCGTGTTCCTCATGCTGGCGCTCATCTCGCCATCGTCGATGGGCATGGGCGACGTGAAGCTCGCGCTCGTGATCGGGCTGCTGCTCGGCTGGTTCGGACTGTCGGCGTGGCTGGTCGGGCTGCTCGCGGCCTTCGTCGTCGGCGGCCTGGTCGCGATCGTCGCGCTCGTGCTGAAGCGCGTGACACTGCGCGGTTCGATCCCGTTCGGGCCGTCGATGCTCGCCGGGGCGCTCATCGCCGTGCTCTTCGTCGGCCCGTAG
- a CDS encoding FAD-dependent oxidoreductase, with product MTRNKLRLAIVGAGPAGIYAADILLRAERNFDVSIDLFDHLPAPYGLVRYGVAPDHPRIKGIITALREVLDRGDIRIFGNVRFGEDITLEDLKKHYNAVIFATGAVKDASLNVPGTELDGSYGAAEFVSWFDGHPDFPRTWPLEAREAAVIGNGNVALDVARILAKHVEDLMSTEIPANVAAGLEASPITDVHVFGRRGPTSVKFTPLELRELGELRDVDMILYDEDFDYDDAARAAVSGNKQVFVIDKVLNQWRQRPVGEASRRLHLHFFAKPLDLVDDGTGRVGAIRWERTAPDGEGGVVGTGEIRELPVQAVYRAVGYFGTPLPGIPFDKKFGVIPNHEGQVLMRDKQTGEARQMYGVYATGWIKRGPVGLIGHTKSDAMETIKHLINDLGNWWDPESPSEESVVELLESRGIRWTDLDGWHRLDEHEQALGAAEGRVRVKVVPRADMVGISRGDDA from the coding sequence GTGACGAGGAACAAACTGAGACTGGCGATCGTCGGGGCAGGCCCCGCCGGCATCTACGCCGCAGACATCCTGCTGAGGGCCGAGCGCAACTTCGACGTCTCGATCGACCTCTTCGATCACCTGCCCGCGCCATACGGGCTCGTGCGCTACGGCGTGGCACCCGACCATCCGCGCATCAAGGGCATCATCACGGCGCTTCGCGAGGTGCTCGACCGCGGCGACATCCGCATCTTCGGCAACGTGAGATTCGGTGAAGACATCACCCTCGAAGACCTGAAGAAGCACTACAACGCCGTCATCTTCGCGACCGGTGCCGTCAAGGACGCCTCGCTGAACGTTCCCGGCACCGAGCTCGACGGATCCTACGGCGCCGCCGAGTTCGTCAGCTGGTTCGACGGGCACCCCGACTTCCCGCGCACCTGGCCGCTCGAGGCGCGCGAGGCGGCCGTGATCGGCAACGGCAACGTCGCGCTCGACGTGGCCCGCATCCTCGCGAAGCACGTCGAAGACCTCATGTCCACCGAGATCCCCGCGAACGTGGCGGCCGGCCTCGAGGCCTCGCCGATCACCGATGTGCACGTGTTCGGCCGTCGCGGCCCGACATCGGTCAAGTTCACCCCACTCGAGCTGCGCGAGCTCGGGGAGCTCCGCGACGTCGACATGATCCTCTACGACGAGGACTTCGACTACGACGACGCCGCGCGCGCGGCGGTCTCGGGCAACAAGCAGGTCTTCGTCATCGACAAGGTGCTGAACCAGTGGCGCCAGCGACCGGTGGGCGAGGCATCGCGCCGCCTGCACCTGCACTTCTTCGCGAAGCCGCTCGACCTCGTCGATGACGGCACCGGGCGGGTCGGCGCCATCCGCTGGGAGCGCACCGCGCCCGACGGCGAAGGCGGCGTGGTCGGCACCGGCGAGATCCGCGAGCTGCCCGTGCAGGCCGTCTATCGTGCCGTCGGCTACTTCGGCACGCCGCTGCCGGGCATCCCCTTCGACAAGAAGTTCGGCGTGATCCCGAACCACGAGGGCCAGGTGCTGATGCGCGACAAGCAGACCGGCGAGGCGCGCCAGATGTACGGCGTCTACGCGACCGGTTGGATCAAGCGCGGGCCCGTCGGCCTCATCGGGCACACCAAGTCCGATGCGATGGAGACCATCAAGCACCTCATCAACGACCTCGGCAACTGGTGGGATCCCGAGTCGCCCTCAGAGGAGTCGGTCGTCGAGCTGCTCGAGTCACGCGGCATCCGCTGGACCGACCTCGACGGATGGCACCGCCTCGACGAGCACGAGCAGGCGCTCGGTGCCGCAGAGGGGCGTGTGCGCGTGAAGGTCGTGCCGCGCGCCGACATGGTGGGCATCTCGCGCGGCGACGACGCGTAG
- a CDS encoding polyprenyl synthetase family protein, with protein MKPSHPVARRGSALAANLGLSERVFATSADKAMAKAIDEGLDRVEAGLLQEVRFADTIADVSTRYLLQAGGKRVRPMLTLLTAQLGAGVTDDVVTAAEAIEITHLASLYHDDVMDDADRRRGVPSAQSVWGNSVAILTGDLLFARASQLMAGLGEGAIRMQARTFERLVLGQLHETVGPQTGDDPIEHYIQVLADKTGSLIAAAAQSGIIFSGADPGLEEPIIEFGEKVGVAFQLVDDVIDLSPQPAETGKVPGTDLRAGVVTLPMLRLAEHAQTDAASAALLERIERDVVVTTDPAALGDPIDTNTLASRIVPSKATVDAIVAELREHDATRATLAEAHRWAREAVAALAPLRDGSVKKALTRFAETVVERES; from the coding sequence GTGAAACCGAGTCACCCGGTCGCCCGTCGCGGCTCAGCGCTCGCTGCCAATCTCGGGCTCAGCGAGCGAGTCTTCGCGACCTCGGCCGACAAGGCCATGGCGAAGGCGATCGACGAAGGACTCGACCGCGTCGAGGCCGGCCTGCTCCAAGAGGTGCGGTTCGCCGACACGATCGCGGATGTCTCCACGCGCTACCTGCTGCAGGCGGGCGGCAAGCGCGTGCGCCCCATGCTCACGCTGCTCACGGCGCAGCTCGGCGCTGGAGTGACCGACGACGTCGTCACCGCGGCCGAGGCGATCGAGATCACGCATCTCGCGAGCCTCTACCACGACGACGTCATGGACGACGCCGACCGCCGGCGCGGCGTGCCGAGCGCGCAGTCGGTGTGGGGCAACTCCGTCGCCATCCTCACGGGCGACCTGCTCTTCGCCCGGGCCAGCCAGCTCATGGCCGGCCTCGGCGAGGGCGCCATCCGCATGCAGGCGCGCACCTTCGAGCGGCTCGTGCTCGGCCAGCTGCACGAGACGGTCGGCCCCCAGACGGGCGACGACCCCATCGAGCACTACATCCAGGTGCTCGCCGACAAGACGGGTTCGCTCATCGCGGCCGCCGCACAGTCGGGCATCATCTTCTCGGGAGCCGACCCGGGCCTCGAGGAGCCGATCATCGAGTTCGGCGAGAAGGTCGGCGTCGCGTTCCAGCTCGTCGACGACGTCATCGACCTGTCGCCGCAGCCCGCCGAGACCGGCAAGGTGCCCGGTACCGACCTGCGCGCCGGGGTCGTCACGCTGCCGATGCTCCGTCTCGCCGAGCATGCGCAGACCGACGCGGCATCCGCTGCCCTGCTGGAGCGCATCGAACGCGATGTGGTCGTCACGACCGACCCGGCCGCGCTCGGCGATCCCATCGACACGAACACCCTCGCCTCTCGCATCGTGCCGTCGAAGGCGACCGTCGACGCGATCGTCGCCGAGCTTCGGGAGCACGACGCCACGCGCGCCACCCTCGCCGAGGCGCATCGTTGGGCGCGCGAGGCGGTCGCCGCCCTCGCGCCGCTGCGCGACGGCAGTGTGAAGAAGGCGCTCACGCGATTCGCCGAGACGGTCGTCGAGCGCGAGAGCTGA
- a CDS encoding class I SAM-dependent methyltransferase, with amino-acid sequence MTRADLGKQPDQVSAMFDRVAASYDRTNTLLSVGNAPLWRVATTRAVDPHPGQRILDVAAGTGTSSASLAKSGASVVAADFSPGMIEVGRRRQASVQNLVFVEADATKLPFGDDEFDAVTISFGLRNVNEPKLALAEFIRVTKPGGRLVICEFSTPPVALVRTGYGIYQRYVMPPLVKLSSSNDTAYEYLNESIDAWPDQRTLAGWIREAGYTDVAWRDLTLGVVALHRGRKPLD; translated from the coding sequence ATGACCCGCGCAGACCTCGGCAAGCAGCCCGACCAGGTGTCGGCCATGTTCGATCGCGTCGCCGCGAGTTACGACCGCACCAACACCCTGCTCTCGGTGGGCAACGCGCCGCTCTGGCGCGTCGCGACGACGCGCGCCGTCGACCCCCACCCCGGGCAGCGCATCCTCGACGTCGCCGCCGGCACGGGCACCTCGAGCGCGAGTCTCGCGAAGTCCGGAGCATCCGTCGTCGCCGCCGACTTCTCGCCGGGCATGATCGAAGTCGGCCGCCGTCGTCAGGCGAGCGTGCAGAATCTCGTCTTCGTCGAGGCCGACGCCACGAAGCTGCCGTTCGGCGACGACGAATTCGACGCCGTCACGATCTCGTTCGGCCTGCGCAACGTCAACGAGCCGAAGCTGGCACTCGCCGAGTTCATCCGGGTCACGAAGCCGGGCGGCAGGCTCGTCATCTGCGAGTTCTCGACGCCGCCGGTTGCCCTCGTGCGCACCGGGTACGGCATCTACCAGCGCTACGTCATGCCGCCGCTCGTGAAGCTCTCGAGTTCGAACGACACGGCCTACGAGTACCTCAACGAGTCGATCGACGCGTGGCCCGATCAGCGCACCCTCGCCGGGTGGATCCGCGAGGCCGGCTACACGGATGTCGCGTGGCGCGACCTCACCCTCGGCGTCGTCGCCCTGCACCGGGGGCGCAAGCCGCTCGACTGA
- a CDS encoding isochorismate synthase, with translation MSQTDDAVQAANARLVVRTVAVDETEPLIPRADPRHPLVWMRRGEGIVGLGEAVRIETGGPNRVEDAAAAWASLAALAEIDDRVGLPGTGLVAFGAFAFADESSATSVLIVPELVMGRRDGRSWVTRISFATGDDEATDATGAAEPVELALPVPAPKRQVPRVAFTPGAVPPLAYEAAVAEAVHRIDAGEGPARLQKVVLARQLVGELHEDAGLRATINRLAEDYPDTWVFAVDGLIGASPETLVRVDHGTVSARVLAGTASRGAGEASDRERALALSASEKDLAEHELAVESAVKRLAPHTARLDRSPEPFTLQLPNLWHLATDLKGTLGDGSNSLDLVRAVHPTAAVAGTPRRIALPVIAELEGFDRGRYAGPVGWIDGDGDGEWAIALRCAQVDADGTVTAYAGCGIVHDSVPADELAETVMKFRPIVEAFGG, from the coding sequence GTGAGTCAGACGGATGACGCGGTGCAGGCCGCGAATGCCCGGCTCGTCGTTCGCACCGTGGCCGTCGATGAGACGGAGCCGTTGATCCCGCGCGCCGACCCGCGGCATCCGCTCGTCTGGATGCGCCGGGGCGAGGGCATCGTGGGGCTCGGCGAAGCCGTGCGCATCGAGACGGGCGGGCCGAACCGCGTCGAGGACGCCGCCGCGGCCTGGGCATCGCTCGCGGCCCTCGCCGAGATCGACGACCGGGTGGGGCTCCCGGGCACGGGCCTCGTCGCGTTCGGAGCCTTCGCCTTCGCCGACGAGTCGTCTGCCACGAGCGTGCTCATCGTGCCCGAGCTCGTCATGGGCCGCCGCGACGGTCGCTCATGGGTCACCCGCATCTCGTTCGCCACCGGCGACGACGAGGCGACGGATGCCACCGGCGCCGCGGAACCCGTCGAACTCGCACTGCCCGTGCCGGCGCCGAAACGCCAGGTGCCGCGCGTGGCATTCACCCCCGGCGCGGTGCCGCCGTTGGCATACGAAGCGGCCGTCGCCGAGGCCGTGCACCGTATCGACGCCGGTGAAGGGCCCGCCAGGCTCCAGAAGGTGGTGCTCGCCCGGCAGCTCGTCGGCGAACTGCACGAGGACGCCGGGCTGCGGGCCACGATCAACCGTCTCGCCGAGGACTACCCCGACACCTGGGTCTTCGCGGTCGACGGCCTCATCGGCGCGAGCCCCGAGACACTCGTGCGAGTCGACCACGGCACCGTCTCGGCACGTGTGCTCGCCGGCACCGCCTCCCGCGGTGCGGGCGAGGCCTCCGACCGCGAGCGGGCGCTCGCCCTTTCCGCCTCCGAGAAAGACCTGGCGGAACATGAACTCGCCGTCGAGAGCGCAGTGAAACGGCTCGCACCGCACACCGCCCGTCTCGACCGCAGCCCCGAACCGTTCACGCTGCAGCTGCCGAACCTCTGGCACCTCGCGACCGACCTGAAGGGCACGCTCGGCGACGGCTCGAACTCGCTCGACCTCGTGCGAGCCGTGCATCCGACCGCGGCGGTCGCCGGCACTCCGCGTCGCATCGCACTCCCCGTGATCGCCGAGCTCGAGGGGTTCGACCGCGGCCGCTATGCCGGACCGGTGGGCTGGATCGACGGCGACGGCGACGGCGAGTGGGCGATCGCGCTGCGCTGCGCCCAGGTCGACGCCGACGGCACGGTCACGGCATATGCCGGATGCGGCATCGTGCACGACTCTGTGCCGGCCGACGAGCTCGCCGAGACCGTGATGAAGTTCCGTCCGATCGTCGAGGCGTTCGGCGGCTGA
- a CDS encoding PPK2 family polyphosphate kinase — MSRETYWTDDPAELLRVREGFELSATDSHAHPGFDGDKHAGQAALAEGAGILADLQEQLFAMSRMGGDERRILLVLQAMDTAGKGGIVKHVMGSVDPQGVALAAFKKPTPEELEHDFLWRIRKQVPGAGMIGVFDRSHYEDVLIGRVRALASPEEIERRYGAINEFEAELAATGTTIIKVMLHISRDEQKARLTERLVRPDKHWKFNPGDVDERLLWNDYAAAYQTVFERTATTDAPWFVVPADRKWYARLAVQHLLIDALEAMRLDWPQADYDVAEQQARLAAS; from the coding sequence ATGAGTCGCGAGACGTACTGGACCGACGATCCAGCCGAACTGCTGCGCGTCCGCGAGGGGTTCGAGCTGTCGGCGACCGACTCGCACGCTCACCCCGGCTTCGACGGCGACAAGCACGCGGGGCAGGCGGCGCTCGCCGAGGGCGCCGGGATCCTCGCCGATCTGCAGGAGCAGCTCTTCGCGATGAGCCGCATGGGCGGCGACGAGCGACGCATCCTGCTCGTGCTGCAGGCGATGGACACCGCCGGCAAGGGCGGCATCGTCAAGCACGTCATGGGGTCCGTCGACCCGCAGGGCGTTGCGCTCGCGGCATTCAAGAAGCCGACGCCCGAAGAGCTCGAGCACGACTTCCTCTGGCGCATCCGCAAGCAGGTGCCGGGTGCCGGAATGATCGGCGTCTTCGACCGCTCCCACTACGAGGACGTGCTGATCGGCCGGGTGCGCGCGCTCGCCTCGCCCGAGGAGATCGAGCGGCGGTACGGCGCGATCAACGAGTTCGAGGCCGAGCTCGCCGCGACCGGCACGACGATCATCAAGGTCATGCTGCACATCTCGCGCGACGAGCAGAAGGCCAGACTCACGGAACGACTCGTCCGCCCAGACAAGCACTGGAAGTTCAACCCCGGCGACGTCGACGAGCGGCTGCTCTGGAATGACTACGCGGCGGCCTACCAGACCGTGTTCGAGCGCACGGCGACGACGGATGCCCCCTGGTTCGTCGTGCCCGCCGACCGCAAGTGGTACGCGCGGCTGGCCGTGCAGCACCTGCTCATCGACGCGCTCGAGGCGATGCGGCTCGACTGGCCGCAGGCCGACTACGACGTCGCCGAGCAGCAGGCGCGTCTCGCGGCGAGCTGA
- the menD gene encoding 2-succinyl-5-enolpyruvyl-6-hydroxy-3-cyclohexene-1-carboxylic-acid synthase translates to MPEPGRGTPTSPASASALALLVALVRDGVVDLVVAPGSRSQALALAAAELERTGAVRLHVRIDERGAAFLALGLAIESGRPVAVITTSGTAVANLHPAVLEAHHSGVPLIVISADRPAELRGIRSNQTTMQPGIFAGAVRLERDVAAPEGAAGEADAAARLARDAVDAALGRDADGRLVSHPGPGPVHLNLQLREPLSAVIAGGSAPAGAMFAEPISSEGPGALIGPGPRTVVVAGAGAGIDAEQFARDGGWPLLAEVSSGARFGPNLVVAYRELLREPGFGDEIERVVVFGHPTLSREVPALVQREGVETIVVAPWGIEWFDPGRRAGRFERAVRAEPQPQADEERAWTGRWVRASRMLVEAGLPSAPLQRDGVDETGHVSDYEAQREYMKAQLAAMRAPVTRRMLVDAIWSTTWPHDRLVFGASRLIRDADRAVPGRRITVHANRGLAGIDGTVATAVGIAIASQSALPGEAAVETDAAPAAHAGVTRALIGDLTLLHDVGSMLIGEGEPRPRVQLIVGNDGGGTIFDSLEVAASAPADAFDRVQFTPQQVDLAALAAAYGWAYTRATTRGELDEALGTRVDGPSILEVPLPR, encoded by the coding sequence ATGCCTGAGCCCGGCCGCGGCACGCCCACGAGCCCGGCGAGCGCGAGCGCGCTGGCGCTGCTGGTCGCGCTCGTGCGCGATGGCGTCGTCGATCTCGTCGTGGCACCCGGATCCCGCTCGCAGGCACTCGCCCTCGCTGCCGCCGAACTCGAACGCACGGGCGCGGTGCGCCTCCACGTGCGCATCGACGAACGGGGCGCCGCGTTCCTCGCCCTCGGCCTGGCGATCGAGTCCGGCCGGCCGGTTGCGGTCATCACGACCTCGGGCACGGCCGTCGCGAACCTGCACCCCGCGGTGCTCGAGGCGCACCACTCCGGTGTGCCGCTGATCGTGATCTCGGCCGATCGGCCGGCTGAGCTCCGCGGTATCCGCTCGAATCAGACGACCATGCAGCCCGGCATCTTCGCCGGCGCGGTGCGCCTCGAGCGTGACGTCGCAGCGCCGGAGGGGGCTGCCGGTGAAGCGGATGCCGCGGCGCGCCTCGCGCGCGATGCCGTCGACGCCGCGCTCGGCCGTGACGCCGATGGACGGCTCGTGTCGCACCCCGGCCCGGGGCCTGTGCACCTCAATCTGCAGTTGCGGGAGCCGTTGTCGGCGGTGATCGCGGGCGGCTCGGCACCGGCCGGCGCCATGTTCGCCGAGCCGATCAGCTCGGAGGGCCCCGGCGCCCTCATCGGGCCCGGCCCCCGCACCGTCGTCGTGGCCGGTGCCGGTGCCGGCATCGATGCCGAGCAGTTCGCCCGCGACGGCGGCTGGCCGCTGCTCGCCGAGGTCTCGAGCGGCGCCCGGTTCGGGCCGAACCTCGTCGTGGCCTACCGCGAACTGCTGCGCGAACCGGGCTTCGGCGACGAGATCGAGCGGGTCGTGGTCTTCGGGCACCCGACGCTGTCGCGCGAGGTTCCGGCGCTCGTGCAGCGCGAGGGCGTCGAGACGATCGTCGTCGCGCCGTGGGGCATCGAGTGGTTCGACCCGGGCCGCCGCGCCGGCCGGTTCGAGCGCGCCGTGCGCGCCGAGCCGCAGCCCCAGGCCGACGAGGAGCGCGCCTGGACCGGGCGCTGGGTGCGCGCGAGCCGGATGCTCGTCGAGGCCGGGCTCCCATCCGCACCACTGCAACGCGACGGCGTCGACGAGACCGGTCACGTGTCGGACTACGAAGCTCAGCGCGAGTACATGAAGGCCCAGCTCGCCGCGATGCGGGCGCCCGTCACGCGCCGTATGCTCGTCGATGCGATCTGGTCGACGACCTGGCCGCACGACCGGCTCGTCTTCGGAGCGTCGCGACTCATTCGCGATGCCGACCGGGCAGTGCCCGGGCGCCGCATCACCGTGCACGCCAATCGCGGTCTCGCGGGCATCGACGGCACGGTCGCGACCGCCGTCGGCATCGCGATCGCGAGTCAGTCGGCGCTTCCGGGCGAAGCGGCAGTCGAGACGGATGCGGCGCCCGCCGCCCACGCCGGCGTCACCCGTGCCCTCATCGGCGACCTCACGCTCCTCCACGATGTCGGATCGATGCTCATCGGCGAGGGCGAGCCGCGGCCCCGCGTGCAACTCATCGTCGGCAACGACGGCGGTGGCACCATCTTCGATTCACTCGAGGTCGCGGCATCCGCGCCGGCCGACGCCTTCGACCGTGTGCAGTTCACGCCGCAACAGGTCGACCTGGCGGCGCTGGCCGCCGCCTACGGCTGGGCATACACGAGGGCGACGACCCGCGGCGAACTCGACGAGGCACTCGGCACCCGAGTCGACGGGCCGTCGATCCTCGAGGTGCCGCTGCCGCGCTGA
- a CDS encoding PLDc N-terminal domain-containing protein yields MVRLYVVLIVAAVVFSIYAVADCAFFDRSRVRGLSRGWWIVVIIFVPIIGGLLWFIIGRGRAGRMSGGRTRTLAPDDDTEFLRHLGSEAEQDERIRRLEQELADLDGDDGGDKPDGTAGTAGTERQRPDGPESPGESGPSGRPNA; encoded by the coding sequence ATGGTGCGGTTGTACGTGGTGCTGATCGTGGCCGCGGTGGTCTTCTCCATCTACGCCGTCGCCGACTGCGCCTTCTTCGACCGATCGCGTGTTCGCGGGCTGAGCCGCGGCTGGTGGATCGTCGTCATCATCTTCGTGCCGATCATCGGCGGTCTGCTCTGGTTCATCATCGGTCGAGGTCGCGCCGGCCGCATGTCCGGCGGTCGCACTCGCACCCTGGCCCCCGACGACGACACCGAGTTCCTGCGGCACCTCGGCAGCGAGGCCGAGCAAGACGAGCGCATCCGCCGACTCGAGCAGGAGCTGGCCGACCTCGACGGCGACGACGGCGGCGACAAGCCCGACGGCACGGCAGGCACGGCGGGCACCGAGCGGCAGCGACCCGACGGCCCCGAGTCACCGGGGGAGTCCGGTCCGTCCGGCCGCCCGAATGCCTGA
- a CDS encoding DUF4229 domain-containing protein, which produces MKSVPVWIWYTALRVLLFAVPLAVLLIVGVNPWVSAAVAALFGLSASLIFLRRARDSMSSDLYAARHREKPLVHEDAETEDAAIEHDARER; this is translated from the coding sequence GTGAAATCCGTGCCCGTCTGGATCTGGTACACCGCCCTGCGGGTGCTGCTGTTCGCCGTTCCGCTCGCGGTGCTCCTCATCGTCGGCGTCAATCCGTGGGTCTCCGCGGCGGTTGCCGCACTGTTCGGGCTGAGCGCGTCCCTCATCTTCCTGCGGCGCGCGCGCGACTCGATGTCGAGCGACCTCTACGCCGCGCGCCACCGCGAGAAGCCGCTCGTGCACGAAGACGCCGAGACCGAAGACGCCGCGATCGAACACGACGCCCGCGAGCGCTGA